The Frondihabitans australicus genome includes a region encoding these proteins:
- the argC gene encoding N-acetyl-gamma-glutamyl-phosphate reductase has protein sequence MPFTVAVAGASGYAGGELLRLLSAHPEFEVTTVTAFTNAGQPLIAAQPHLRSLAHLTLAETTPENLAGHDVVFLALPHGKSGEITAQLPPETLVVDCGADHRLTDEADWAAFYGGEFYGAWTYGMPELIHADKTKHRVEIEGTKRIAVPGCNVTAMTLGLAPAVASGLVEVDDIVAVLSVGPSGAGKSLKPHLLASELMGSASAYGVGGSHRHVPETAQNLRVAGGTGVRLSFTPVLVPMARGILATTTARLAPGVTEADLRSAYDLAYGDETFVHVLPAGEYPRVADTIGANTCLIGLAVDGAAGRLVAISALDNLVKGTAGAAVQSANIALGLAEGLGLTVNGVAP, from the coding sequence ATGCCTTTCACCGTCGCCGTCGCAGGCGCCAGCGGGTATGCCGGTGGTGAGCTCCTGAGGCTCCTGTCGGCGCATCCGGAATTCGAGGTGACGACCGTCACCGCGTTCACCAACGCCGGGCAGCCGCTGATCGCGGCGCAGCCCCACCTGCGCTCCCTCGCGCACCTGACTCTCGCCGAGACGACCCCCGAGAACCTCGCGGGCCACGACGTCGTCTTCCTCGCCCTGCCGCACGGCAAGTCGGGCGAGATCACCGCTCAGCTCCCGCCCGAGACGCTCGTCGTCGACTGCGGCGCCGATCACCGTCTGACCGACGAGGCCGACTGGGCCGCGTTCTACGGCGGCGAGTTCTACGGCGCCTGGACCTACGGCATGCCCGAGCTGATCCACGCCGACAAGACGAAGCACCGCGTCGAGATCGAGGGCACGAAGCGGATCGCCGTGCCCGGCTGCAACGTCACGGCGATGACGCTCGGGCTCGCCCCCGCCGTCGCCTCGGGACTGGTGGAGGTCGACGACATCGTCGCGGTCCTCTCCGTCGGGCCGTCCGGGGCCGGCAAGTCGCTCAAGCCGCACCTCCTGGCCTCCGAGCTGATGGGCTCGGCGTCGGCCTACGGCGTCGGCGGCTCCCACCGGCACGTGCCCGAGACGGCTCAGAACCTCCGCGTCGCGGGCGGGACCGGCGTCCGGCTCTCGTTCACGCCCGTCCTCGTCCCGATGGCCCGCGGCATCCTCGCCACGACCACCGCTCGGCTCGCGCCCGGCGTCACCGAGGCCGACCTCCGCAGCGCCTACGACCTGGCGTACGGCGACGAGACGTTCGTGCACGTGCTGCCCGCGGGGGAGTACCCGCGTGTCGCCGACACGATCGGCGCCAACACCTGCCTCATCGGCCTCGCCGTCGACGGGGCCGCCGGCCGTCTCGTCGCCATCAGCGCGCTCGACAACCTCGTCAAGGGCACCGCGGGTGCCGCCGTGCAGTCGGCCAACATCGCCCTCGGCCTGGCCGAGGGCCTCGGCCTCACCGTGAACGGAGTCGCTCCGTGA
- the argJ gene encoding bifunctional glutamate N-acetyltransferase/amino-acid acetyltransferase ArgJ: MSVTAAAGFEAAGVAAGLKSTGAKDVALVVNRGRSHAAAAVFTSNRAKANPVLWSQQVVADGVVQAVVLNSGGANCFTGAFGFQTTHQTAELVAEKVGIGAGDVVVCSTGLIGVGDQSFRDKVLSGAAESATVLSSDGGLDAASAIMTTDTHPKQAVVEGSGWKVGGMAKGAGMLAPGLATMLVVLTTDADATPAQLDAALRAATHVTFDRLDSDGCMSTNDTVLLMASGESGVSPSADELEAAVTALCADLARQLQEDAEGASHDITIEVVNAMSEDEAVEVGRSLARSNLLMAAVFGNDPNWGRVLAAIGTTSAEFDPYDVDVSFNGVRLCAKGAPDRPVDEVDMTPRALHILLDLHAGPATATVLTNDLTHDYVHENSAYSS, from the coding sequence GTGAGCGTCACAGCTGCAGCAGGATTCGAGGCGGCGGGCGTCGCCGCCGGCCTCAAGTCGACCGGCGCGAAAGACGTCGCCCTCGTCGTCAACCGCGGTCGCTCGCACGCGGCGGCCGCCGTGTTCACCAGCAACCGCGCCAAGGCGAACCCCGTCCTCTGGTCGCAGCAGGTCGTCGCCGACGGCGTCGTCCAGGCGGTCGTGCTGAACTCGGGCGGCGCCAACTGCTTCACCGGCGCGTTCGGGTTCCAGACGACGCACCAGACCGCCGAGCTCGTGGCCGAGAAGGTCGGCATCGGCGCAGGCGACGTCGTCGTGTGCTCCACGGGCCTCATCGGCGTGGGCGACCAGAGCTTCCGCGACAAGGTGCTGTCCGGGGCGGCCGAGTCTGCCACCGTCCTGAGCTCCGACGGCGGCCTCGACGCGGCGTCGGCCATCATGACCACCGACACGCATCCCAAGCAGGCCGTCGTCGAGGGTTCCGGCTGGAAGGTCGGCGGCATGGCCAAGGGCGCGGGGATGCTCGCGCCGGGGCTCGCGACGATGCTGGTCGTCCTCACGACCGACGCCGACGCGACTCCTGCGCAGCTCGACGCCGCCCTGCGAGCTGCTACCCACGTGACCTTCGACCGACTCGACTCCGACGGCTGCATGTCGACGAACGACACGGTGCTGCTCATGGCCAGCGGCGAGTCGGGCGTCTCTCCGTCGGCCGACGAGCTCGAGGCCGCGGTCACCGCTCTCTGCGCGGACCTCGCCCGGCAGCTCCAGGAAGATGCAGAGGGCGCCTCGCACGACATCACGATCGAGGTCGTCAACGCCATGAGCGAAGACGAGGCCGTCGAGGTCGGGCGCTCGCTGGCTCGCAGCAACCTCCTCATGGCGGCCGTCTTCGGCAACGACCCCAACTGGGGCCGCGTGCTCGCGGCGATCGGAACGACGAGCGCCGAGTTCGACCCGTACGACGTCGACGTCTCGTTCAACGGCGTGAGGCTGTGCGCGAAGGGGGCGCCCGACCGTCCCGTCGACGAGGTCGACATGACCCCGAGGGCGCTTCACATCCTGCTCGACCTGCACGCCGGCCCGGCGACGGCCACGGTGCTCACGAACGATCTCACGCACGACTACGTGCACGAGAACAGCGCGTACTCGAGCTAG
- the argB gene encoding acetylglutamate kinase, giving the protein MDTEQAIAAVKAATLIESLPWLLNYRDRVVVVKFGGNAMVNDDLKRAFAEDMVYLRTVGLHPVVVHGGGPQISAALKAAGIESEFRGGYRVTTTEAISVVRDVLAGEVNAEIVDMMNEHGDLARGVFSDGTDGQRLFEGHVRGVEIDGEWFDLGHVGDITQVHPERVLAEIEAGRIPVVSSIAVDDTDPDSALNVNADAAAASLAIALQASKLIMLTDVPGLYADWPNRDSLVALISVDELTEMLPSLESGMIPKMTACLDAVVAGVGGATIIDGRIPHSILLEIFTQRGAGTEVIPNSRRTPASHQPEQKKGQS; this is encoded by the coding sequence ATGGACACCGAGCAGGCCATAGCGGCGGTCAAGGCCGCCACCCTCATCGAGTCGCTTCCGTGGCTGCTGAACTACCGCGACCGCGTCGTCGTCGTGAAGTTCGGCGGCAACGCCATGGTGAACGACGACCTCAAGCGCGCCTTCGCCGAAGACATGGTCTACCTCCGCACGGTGGGGCTGCACCCGGTCGTCGTGCACGGCGGCGGGCCGCAGATCTCCGCCGCGCTCAAGGCCGCGGGCATCGAGAGCGAGTTCCGCGGCGGCTACCGCGTGACGACGACCGAGGCGATCTCGGTCGTGCGCGACGTGCTCGCCGGCGAGGTGAACGCCGAGATCGTCGACATGATGAACGAGCACGGCGACCTCGCCCGCGGCGTCTTCAGCGACGGCACCGACGGCCAGCGGCTCTTCGAAGGGCACGTCCGCGGCGTCGAGATCGACGGCGAGTGGTTCGACCTGGGCCATGTGGGCGACATCACGCAGGTGCATCCCGAGCGCGTCCTGGCCGAGATCGAGGCAGGTCGCATCCCGGTGGTCTCGTCCATCGCCGTCGACGACACCGACCCCGACTCCGCTCTCAACGTGAACGCCGACGCGGCCGCCGCGTCGCTCGCGATCGCGCTGCAGGCGTCGAAGCTCATCATGCTGACCGACGTGCCCGGCCTCTACGCCGACTGGCCCAACCGCGACTCGCTCGTCGCGCTCATCTCGGTGGACGAGCTCACCGAGATGCTGCCGAGCCTCGAGAGCGGCATGATCCCCAAGATGACCGCCTGCCTCGACGCCGTCGTCGCGGGCGTCGGCGGGGCGACCATCATCGACGGCCGCATCCCGCACTCGATCCTCCTCGAGATCTTCACCCAGCGCGGTGCGGGCACCGAGGTCATCCCCAACAGCCGGCGCACCCCCGCGTCGCATCAACCCGAGCAGAAGAAAGGACAGTCATGA